In Planktothrix sp. FACHB-1365, the genomic stretch ACTGCCCGAATATGATCCCCAATGACTTTCAGAGAAACTTTAGTTTTCTCATCGGATTTGTGATAATCTATTTTAGCAATTTCCGCCGCCGTTTTAATAATCGGAAAAATCAGATCCGTTTCGTAATTATTGGGAACTTGCTGCAAAATTTGCGCCATGCGTTCTAACCCCATTCCTGTGTCAATATTTTGATTTTGTAAGGGGGTTAAATTGCCATCATTATCTCGGTTATACTGCATGAAAACCAAGTTATAAAACTCAATAAACCGAGTATCATCCTCTAAATCAATATTGTCTTCGCCGCGTTCGGGATGAAAATCATAATAAATCTCTGAACAGGGGCCACAGGGGCCAGTGGGGCCAGATTTCCAAAAGTTATCCGCTTCTCCCATACGTTTAATGCGTTGGGGAGGCACCCCAATTTTATCGCGCCAAATGGCAAAAGCTTCGTCATCTTCCTCAAATACACTCACCACCAAACGGTCTGGAGGTAACTCAAACACTTTTGTTGAAATTTCCCATCCCCATGCGATCGCTTGTTGTTTAAAATAATCTCCAAAGCTAAAATTACCCAACATTTCAAAAAATGTATGGTGTCTAGCTGTTCTACCGACATTTTCAATATCATTAGTACGGATACATTTTTGGGACGTGGTGGCGCGGGGAAATTCGGGTTGTCGCTGTCCCAGAAATATCGGTTTAAAGGGTAGCATCCCGGCAATGGTTAACAAAACCGTCGGGTCTTCAGGAACTAAAGACGCACTCGGCAGAATTTTATGCCCTCTTTCGGCATAAAAGTTAAGAAATTTTTGACGAATTTCGCTGCCAGTGGAAAATTTAGGGGAAAAAGTCATAACACTCACTTTAAAAAAACCAGACCAACCTTTCAGAATAAATGAAAGATCAAATTTTACATCGGATAATTCCTATTTTAATTGTTAGCCTGTCTGCAATGGGCGGCGCGGTCGGAGGAATTTTATTTCGTCAAACGGTCATTGTTGAACGTTTCCCTACCCTTCTGCCTCGGTTGCCCTTTGCCAATGCCTTACCGCCACTCGAAATTATTGCTGACAACGAAGTCCGTCCCTTACCGGGAAAACTGGATGAGGTGTTAATGTTTAATAGCAATAGTCCAGAATGGATTAAACAGGAAGGGATTTTACTCTCAACCTTTCCGGGGGGATGGCGTGGTGATCCTGAAGCTCATTTAGAATATCGTTTAACTGGAGAATTTGAAGTTTTTGCTCATCATTTTACCCACACTCCTCCTGATTTAAAAACCTTGTATTTGGGGTTAATCGTTCATAATCCTGATGCTGAACCTGTTACGGTTGAAGTATCATCAGCCGCAAGTTATTTATTAGAGCCAGATGCTCCTTTTAAAGAAAAGCCTGCCCTCAGTGATAATACCAAAGGTGAGATTTATTCCGGGCCAGGAATTCGGGCCGTTGATGATGTTTTAAGGGAAAAGCGCCAATCTGAATTTCCTGAAACCTTAGAACTTGGCCCTGGTGAAAGCCAAATGTTAATGAATTTACCCATCCCAGTCCAGGGGTTAGACCGTCCGGTGAATGGACGTTCTACGTTGATGCGCTTGAAAGTCCGGGGCCAAACCGATGATTCCGCCCCGGCTTCCATTTATATGGCTAGTTTAGCCCAATTTGCGAAGATGCACCCTGATGGCAAGGAACGGGCGCCAACCTTAGAAGAATGGCAACAGTTACTTGATAATGGCACTTTAGCACAACCCCGCGATCAAATACCTACTCCTCCAGAACAAACGGGAGGTCAGTTAATTTATAGTCGGGTTGCTGGAGTTCAGGAAGGGGCAAAATGGGAAGCAGATTTAGTCGATGAGGGTAAAGATTTTCTGACCATTCCTGATAGAGGAAAGGGAATTTCTTTCCCCATTAGTACAGTGCGGGCGGGAACTTTAGGAACAAAACAAGTGCAAGCTGCGCCGTTAATTGTACGTTATCCTGATACGGCTTATGAATCTCATGGCAATTATGGCGTACATTATGATTTACATTTACCGTTATTAAATACAACCGATGAAACTCAAAGGGTAACGATTAGTTTAGAAACCCCTTTTAAAGAAGAAACCTTATCCAAAAAAGGCTTAATTTTTCGACAACCGCCTTTGAATTTTCCCTTTTTTCGAGGAACAATTCGGTTAAGATATGAAGATGAACAAGGAAAAACGGTGATCAAATATCTGCATTTATGGCATCGTCGAGGACAAATTGTTGACCCGTTAGTTAAATTAAAATTAAATCCGAAATCCTCTCGCTTTGTCCGGGTTGATTTTCGTTATCCTCCCGATACGACACCCCCCCAAGTTTTAACCGTAAAAACCTTAAATTAATATTCCTCCAATATTTGCTATACATTCCCCCTGTAGAGACGTTGCATGCAACGTCTCTACAGGGGGGGTAAGGTAGCATCTATAATGAGATTTCATATAACACCAATCAAATAGGATTGCTATCGTGTAAAATTTCTTATGACTCATCTGAAAATAGTCTAATAATCCTTGATAATAAGAAGGATAAGCACCAATACAGGGATCTCAAGCAATGATTACAGGCGAATTAAAATCCAAAGTTGATAAATTGTGGACAACTTTTTGGAATAATGGCATTAGTAACCCCCTATCGGTGATTGAACAAATATCCTATTTACTGTTTATTAAACGCCTAGATGACCTACAATTAGCCCAAGAGAAGAAGATCAAACGCTTAGGGGGAACATTAGAAAATCCCACTTTTACCTCAGAAAATAATCATTATCGTTGGTCTGTATTTAAAAATCAAAACTCTGATGATATGTTAGTTACGGTCAGGGATTCTGCTTTTCCCTTTATCAAAACTATCGGTAAGGAAGGGGGAACTTATGCTCAACACATGAAGGATGCTGTATTTTTAATTGCTAACCCTGCTTTATTAGCAAATGTAGTCGGACAAATTGACCAAATCTTTGAATTACTCAATCAACAAGCTAGTCAATCTCAAGATAAAACCTATATCGATTTACAGGGGGATCTTTATGAATATATGTTATCAAAACTCACCACCGCCGGAACAAATGGACAGTTTCGCACCCCTCGCCATATTATTAAAATGATCGTCGAATTAATGAATCCTAGCGCCCATGAGGTAATCTGTGATCCCGCTTGTGGGACGGGGGGCTTTTTGGTGGCGGTGGCAGAATATTTGCGTCAACAAAAAGATAGGGAGGGTAATTCTATTTTGCATAATCCTGTTAATCAGAAGCACTTTAATCAGGAGATGTTTCACGGTTTTGATTTTGATGCGACCATGTTACGAATTGGCAGTATGAATATGATGTTACATGGCATTGAAGACCCGAAAATTGAGGCGAGGGATTCCTTAGCAGAGGAGCATTCAGAAGTATCGGAAGCTTTTACTTTAATCTTAGCAAATCCGCCTTTTAAGGGATCGTTAGAAGCGAATACAATTGCTAAGGATTTAACCAAAATTATTAATACTAAAAAAACCGAATTATTGTTTGCGGCGTTGTTTTTGCGGTTATTAAAAAAAGGCGGGAGAGGGGCGGTAATTGTGCCGGATGGGGTGTTATTTGGTTCGTCTAATGCCCATAAAACCCTGCGTCAAACCCTGGTAGAAAACCATAAGTTAGATGGGGTGATTTCCATGCCTTCGGGGGTTTTTAAGCCTTATGCTGGAGTTTCTACGGCGGTGCTGATGTTTACTAAAACGGGGGTAGGGGGTACGGATGCAGTTTGGTTTTATGATATGGAAGCGGATGGTTTATCGTTGGATGATAAGCGTCAACCTGTGGAAGAAAATGATATTCCTGATATTATTGCTAAGTGGCGCGATCGCAATCTAAACAAAGACATTGACCGCAGCAGTAAGGCTTTTTTTGTGGCGAAGGAGGAAATTGTTAAAAATGGTTATGATTTATCGATCAATCGTTATAAGGAGGTAGAATATGGGGAAGTTAGTTATGAGTCTCCGGCGGTGATTTTAGGTCAGTTAAAGTTAATTGAAGGGGAGATTATGGCGGATTTGGAGGTGTTAGAGGAAATGTTAGGTATAGTATAGCAAGTCTAAATCAATTGTATAAATAGTTTGGCATCTAATTCATCGTAGGGGCGAGGCGCGCCCCATTGGTGTCAACTTAAGCCGAAAACCCGTGATTACAGCCGAGATTAGATCCCCCTAAATCCCCCTTAAAAAGGGGGACTTTGATCTTCTGTTCCCCCCTTGTTAAGGGGGGTTAGGGGGGATCATTGACTGGGAATCAGATAGCGCTATAGGTAGGAATATTATGGAAGTTGTAGTAGTAAACAGTAAAGAGGATATTTTTGAGCAATTACGGAAGCATCAAAAAACCTTAGAAGGTTATGGCGTAAGGTAGATGTTTTAACTCCTGAGTCTTTGAGCCCATATTTTCGGGATAGAATTTTAGGGGAGGTAGAATATGTTTCATTCTCCTGATGATTATTTAGGTCATATTCTCTGTAGGGGTTGGGTTTTCCAACCCAGATCCCTAGAGGGTTGGGAGGGACGCCACCCCTACGATAAAATATTACAACCGATTGGGGATTGCTATAGTTTGATTCAATTGCAGGAGTAATCAATTTTTTTATGAATATTAAGCAGCTAATTAATGCGGAATTGGATCATTTATCAACTCAGGAATTACAGGAATTTTATGAGTTGTTAAAAAGTCGGAGTCAAGACAAAAAAAAGGTTGATGATGATTCTGATTGGGATAAACTTTCCCAAATATTAGATGAATGTAAAATCAATACGGGAATTACTGATTTAGCTTATCAACATGATCACTATATTCACGGCACTCCTAAACGGGAAGTTGAGTAAATGAAACAGGTTTTTGTTGATACTTCTGCTATTAACTTAATTAAAGGAGATTAAATTATGAATAATTTATTAATAAAACGTATTACTATAGATCCTAATATCTGTCATGGTAAGCCTTGTATTCGAGGTTTAAGGTATCCTGTGGAATTTATTTTAGAGTTACTCAGTTCAGGAATGACTACAGAGGAAATTTTAATAGATTATGAGGATTTGGAATTAGATGATATTTTAGCTTCGTTATCTTTTGCTACAAAATAATTATTTAATTGTTTTTACTTCTTAATAGCATTATTTTTTTAAAGGAGATGTCAGCATGGAATCTAAAATAAATTATGTTTCTCTTAATGAAATATGTACTATTCAAACAGGTAAAAAAGATGCTAATTATGGAGACAAAGGGGGAGAATACCCTTTTTTTACTTGTGCTGATAAACCTATTTTGAGTCCAACATATTCATTTGATGGGGAGTCAATAATTCTTCCGGGTAATGGGGCTAATGTTGGAATGGTTTTTTATCATGTTGGTAAATTTGAAGCATATCAAAGAACTTACGTTTTAAATAACATTAAATGTAATTCAAGATATTTATTTCATCATCTATCTGCTTATTGGAAAAAATTTAATTTATCGAAGCAATTCGGTTCAGCAACTAATTATATTAGGATGCAAAATTTTTTAGATTATACAATCCCCTTACCCCCGATCGCATCTCAACGTAGAATAGCGGATATATTGGATAAAGCAGACGAAATTATCAGGAAAAGAAAAGAAGCGATCGCTCTTACCGAACAACTGCAAAAATCCATCTTTCTCGATATGTTCGGCGATCCTGTTATTAATCCTAAAGGTTGGGAGGTTAAAAGACTAGAAGACGTTACGACAAAAATCACTGATGGAGTTCATGCAAAACCTGAATACACAGCAACGGGTATTCCCTTTATTTCAGTAAAAGATATTACAACAGGAGAATTACTTTTTGATAATTGTAAATTTATTAGTGAAGAATCTCATTTTAAATATACAAGGAGATATAAACCTGAATATGGAGATATTCTTTATACTAAAGTAGGAGCAACTTATGGAAGACCAGCTTTAGTTAATGTTCAAAAAGAATTTTCAATATATGTTAGTGTTGCTTTATTAAAACCTAATCGAGAGATTATAAAATCAGAATTTTTGAAAGAAGTTATGGCAACCTCTGCGGTTAAATCCCAAGCAGATAAATCTATCAAAGGAATTGGAGTTCCAGACTTACATTTGAATATGATAAAAAATTTTTTAATCCCTGTCCCAAGTATATCTATTCAAGATGAATTTATAAAAAAATTCAAAAAAATTAATCAACAAAAAATCAAACTTGAACTTCATCTACAAGAATCAGAAAATTTATTTAACTCTTTATTGCAAAAAGCATTCAAAGGGGAATTATAGATGAATAAAACCCAAACAAAAATTATCTGTCAAGGAGAATATATTTATGAATACAAAAAACACCCCATCAGAAAAAGAGGATAAAGCCCGATGGAAAAAGTAATTAAAAAAATCAAGATTAAAGAACAAAAAAGTGACTTTAACTATTGGCAACAACAACCATACGAAAAACGATTAGAAGCCTTAGAAGAAATCCGTCAACAATACCATCAATATAAATATAATAATGCTGAACCCAGACTTCAAAGAATTTATCGAATTAAAACGCCATCTCGATAGAGACAGTTGAGATTTTAGTTGTGCTTCAGTTGCTCCCAGTGCCCAGTCGCCTATAATTTATGTTATACTATTTATAGCTAAACAATTATTAATAGTAAAATGTCCACAACTATTCCTTTAACTATTAATTTACCCCAAGAACTGGTAAATGCTTCAGAAGAACTAATCAAAGCTGGTAAAGTCAAAAATTTCGATGAATTTATCGCTACTGCGGTACAAAATGAACTGCTTAAAAATAATCTTTCTGGAGATTCTTTGTCTGATGAAGATCCGATTTTTGGTTTAGGGAAAAATCCTGTTAACAGTGGCATAACTGACGCTTCTAATAACTTAGACAAAACTACTATAAACTTTTAAAGACATGAAAAATATCACCATTAAATTATCGCCAGAAATTGCCTTAAAATATCAGCAAATATCTGATCAAGACAAAGAAAATATAGAAAAACAAATAGAGAATATGATTGATTTAGAGATAGAAAAAATCAAGAAGAAAGCTAGTGATAACCTCAGTAAATTAATGGATCAAGCTAGTGAAGAAGCTCAAGCCAATGGATTAACTCCTGAAATATTAGAGGAGATACTAAACGAAGATGAATAAACTTAAAATTGTTTTTGATTGCAATGTTGTAATCAGTGCTTTTTTGTTTAAAAATAGTTATCCTCGTTTGGCATTAGAAAAAGCTAAAAAGTATCATATAATTTTAGTTTCAGACTCTATAATTCAAGAACTAGAAACAGTGATCAAGAGAAATAAATTTGATCGCTATATTTCTATGAAAATCAGAGAAGAATTATTAAAAGACTTGATAGTAGTAGCTGAACAAATAAACCCTAATGAACTCATTACAGATTGTCGAGATCCGAAAGATAATAAGTATTTAGAATTAGCAGTAAGCGGTAAAGCTCAATATATCATCACGGGTGACAAAGACTTATTAATATTAAACCCTTTCCGAGAAATTAAGATTCTTCAACCCGATGAATTTTTATCTATCACCTAAACCAAAAACATCGCCATGTCATCTAACTTTGACTTTTTAAAACCCGACTTTCCCGAAATCTACGAAAGTGCCACCCGTGTCGAAACCCTCGCCCTAACCGATAGCCGTGCTTGTTGCTTCTATGCCCGTTATACCCTTGAGCAAGCCGTTATCTGGCTCTATGATCATGACCCCTATTTAATACTACCCTACGATAATAATTTAGGGGCATTAATCCACGAACAAACATTCAAAGATAACCTACCTCCTAACCTTTTCCCCAAAGTTCGCATCATCCACAAAATGGGCAATAATGCCGCCCACAGTAACGAAAAAATCAGTGAAAAAGACGCAGATTATATTACTCAAGAATTATTCCATTTTCTCTATTGGCTTTGTCGCTACTACTCCCCCAACGGTAAAAACCTCCCCCAACTCAAATTCATTCCCCCCTTATTAAGGGGGGTTAGGGGGGATCAAAAAACCCTTGCTCAACTGCAAAAACTAGAGCAAGAATTATCCCAAGCTCAAGAAATAGCAAGAATTGCCCAAAAAACACAGCAACAAACAGAAGCAGAATATAACCAAATTAAAGCAGAAATTAGTCAACTCAAACAGGCAAATAGTACCGTTAAAGATCACCATGACTATAACGAAACTGATACCCGTAAATACTTAATTGATGTATTACTTAAAGAAATGGGTTGGGATTTAACTCAACCCCACTTTACCGAATATGAAATCACCGGAATGCCCAAAGCCGTTAACCCCACAGGTAAAGGCTATATTGATTATGTATTATGGGATGATAACGGCTTACCCCTGGCTATTATTGAAGCGAAACGTACCCAAAAAGACGCAAATCTAGGTAAACAACAAGCCCAACTTTATGCTAACTGTTTAGAAAAACAATTTAACCAGCGCCCGATTATTTTCTACAGTAATGGCTATCAAACCTATCTCTGGGATGATGGCAACTATCCCCCGCGTCTGGTGGAAGGCTTCTTAAAAAAAGATGAATTACAAAGAATAATTTATCGCCGCCGTCACCGAAAACCCCTTGAGATTGTTTTACCCAATCCAGAAATAGCCGGAAGAAGCTACCAACTCGAAGCCCTAAAACGAGTTACCGAAACCTTTAACAAAAAAGCCCGGAAAGCCTTGCTCGTCATGGCAACAGGCACAGGGAAAACCAGAACCGTGATCGCCCTAATTGATATATTAACTAGAGCCAACTGGATAAAAAGAGTGTTATTTTTAGCTGACCGTAGCTCTTTAATCACCCAAGCTAAAAGGGCTATCCAGAAACACTTACCCCACGCCACCGCCATAGACTTAACCCAAGAAAAAGACGTAAGCGGTGCAGATATCATCCTCTCCACCTATCCAACGATGATGAATCGCATCAACAGCGACAACGATATTCCCCCCTTAGTAAGCAGGGCTAGGGGGGATCAAACCTTAGTAAGCAGGGCTAGGGGGGATCAAAAAAGAGATGAAATTAATCGCCTGTTTGGAGTGGGTTATTTCGACTTAATTATTATAGATGAAGCCCATCGCAGTATTTACCAAAAATATCAAGCTCTATTTACCTATTTCGATGCTTTATTAATCGGTTTAACCGCCACCCCCCGAAACGAAATTAACCGAGATACCTACGGCATTTTTGAATTAGAAGCAGGAAATCCCACCTTTGCCTATGAATTACAAGATGCGATCGCCGATGGCTATTTAGTGCCTCCGACGGGTATCAATGTACCGTTTAAATTTTTGCGGAGTGGGGTAAAATATGTTGAACTGACCCCCGAAGAAAAATTAGAATATGAGGAAAAATTCTATAATGAAGAAACCGGAGAAATCCCCAAGGAAATTAACGTCGCCGCCCTCAATCGTTGGTTATTTAATATTGATACGGTGGATAAAGCTTTAGAAATTCTCATGGATTGGGGTTTAAAAATTCATCAGGGCGATCGCCTTGGCAAAACGATTATTTTCGCCCGAAATCATCAACACGCCCAATTTATCGAGGAAAGATTTAACTATAATTATCCCCAATTTAAAGGTAAATTTGCCCGGATTATCGACAGTCACGATAATTATGCTCAAAGTCTACTCGATGACTTTTCAGAGGCGGAAAAAGATCCCATGATAGCAATTTCTGTGGATATGTTAGACACGGGGGTAGATGTGCCAGAAGTGGTGAATTTAATGTTTTTTAAACCCGTTTACTCCGAGGTAAAATTTAATCAAATGATCGGTAGAGGCACTCGTTTATGCCCTAATTTATTTGGATTTAGCAAGGATAAAACGGAATTTTTAATATTTGATTTATGCGATAATATTGCTTATTTTAGTCAAGAAATTACCGAAAAGAAACAATCCCCGACTGAATCATTACAAACTCGACTTTTAAAGGCAAAATTAGAGTTATGGGACTGTTTAAATACCGCAGAAACGACAACCCTTGGGAATAATCCTCAAAATCGCGTTAAAGAGTCTCAAGCGTCCTATACTGTCGTTAAAAGCAATA encodes the following:
- a CDS encoding restriction endonuclease subunit S, encoding MESKINYVSLNEICTIQTGKKDANYGDKGGEYPFFTCADKPILSPTYSFDGESIILPGNGANVGMVFYHVGKFEAYQRTYVLNNIKCNSRYLFHHLSAYWKKFNLSKQFGSATNYIRMQNFLDYTIPLPPIASQRRIADILDKADEIIRKRKEAIALTEQLQKSIFLDMFGDPVINPKGWEVKRLEDVTTKITDGVHAKPEYTATGIPFISVKDITTGELLFDNCKFISEESHFKYTRRYKPEYGDILYTKVGATYGRPALVNVQKEFSIYVSVALLKPNREIIKSEFLKEVMATSAVKSQADKSIKGIGVPDLHLNMIKNFLIPVPSISIQDEFIKKFKKINQQKIKLELHLQESENLFNSLLQKAFKGEL
- a CDS encoding DUF433 domain-containing protein, with the translated sequence MNNLLIKRITIDPNICHGKPCIRGLRYPVEFILELLSSGMTTEEILIDYEDLELDDILASLSFATK
- a CDS encoding DEAD/DEAH box helicase family protein; amino-acid sequence: MSSNFDFLKPDFPEIYESATRVETLALTDSRACCFYARYTLEQAVIWLYDHDPYLILPYDNNLGALIHEQTFKDNLPPNLFPKVRIIHKMGNNAAHSNEKISEKDADYITQELFHFLYWLCRYYSPNGKNLPQLKFIPPLLRGVRGDQKTLAQLQKLEQELSQAQEIARIAQKTQQQTEAEYNQIKAEISQLKQANSTVKDHHDYNETDTRKYLIDVLLKEMGWDLTQPHFTEYEITGMPKAVNPTGKGYIDYVLWDDNGLPLAIIEAKRTQKDANLGKQQAQLYANCLEKQFNQRPIIFYSNGYQTYLWDDGNYPPRLVEGFLKKDELQRIIYRRRHRKPLEIVLPNPEIAGRSYQLEALKRVTETFNKKARKALLVMATGTGKTRTVIALIDILTRANWIKRVLFLADRSSLITQAKRAIQKHLPHATAIDLTQEKDVSGADIILSTYPTMMNRINSDNDIPPLVSRARGDQTLVSRARGDQKRDEINRLFGVGYFDLIIIDEAHRSIYQKYQALFTYFDALLIGLTATPRNEINRDTYGIFELEAGNPTFAYELQDAIADGYLVPPTGINVPFKFLRSGVKYVELTPEEKLEYEEKFYNEETGEIPKEINVAALNRWLFNIDTVDKALEILMDWGLKIHQGDRLGKTIIFARNHQHAQFIEERFNYNYPQFKGKFARIIDSHDNYAQSLLDDFSEAEKDPMIAISVDMLDTGVDVPEVVNLMFFKPVYSEVKFNQMIGRGTRLCPNLFGFSKDKTEFLIFDLCDNIAYFSQEITEKKQSPTESLQTRLLKAKLELWDCLNTAETTTLGNNPQNRVKESQASYTVVKSNNLKEKILDELYQHVASMEDNNFLVRRHLETVLMFRQREKWYNLNPEDRQVIVNTLIPLPNTLPVENPRIKNFDLLCLKIQLAILKNSQDFERLRDQVRDLLTYLEAKKTIPIVKDKLNLIEQVQTEIWWQDVTVYLVEEMRLNLRDLMVLIDQQDETIIYTDFEDELGELEIVDVPNRQIGFSPYQYRKKVESYILAHQDHIAIAKLKRNLSLTNTDLQELEKMLFTSEAIESKDKFELVYGQNINLKSFILELVGLDRNTAKQAFSKYLENNNLNANQIRFIEQIINWLTQNGVMNPSLLYESPFTDIHTEGLDGVFNQEDANNIVTIICSFDQPIETTYSA
- a CDS encoding type I restriction-modification system subunit M, whose product is MITGELKSKVDKLWTTFWNNGISNPLSVIEQISYLLFIKRLDDLQLAQEKKIKRLGGTLENPTFTSENNHYRWSVFKNQNSDDMLVTVRDSAFPFIKTIGKEGGTYAQHMKDAVFLIANPALLANVVGQIDQIFELLNQQASQSQDKTYIDLQGDLYEYMLSKLTTAGTNGQFRTPRHIIKMIVELMNPSAHEVICDPACGTGGFLVAVAEYLRQQKDREGNSILHNPVNQKHFNQEMFHGFDFDATMLRIGSMNMMLHGIEDPKIEARDSLAEEHSEVSEAFTLILANPPFKGSLEANTIAKDLTKIINTKKTELLFAALFLRLLKKGGRGAVIVPDGVLFGSSNAHKTLRQTLVENHKLDGVISMPSGVFKPYAGVSTAVLMFTKTGVGGTDAVWFYDMEADGLSLDDKRQPVEENDIPDIIAKWRDRNLNKDIDRSSKAFFVAKEEIVKNGYDLSINRYKEVEYGEVSYESPAVILGQLKLIEGEIMADLEVLEEMLGIV
- a CDS encoding putative toxin-antitoxin system toxin component, PIN family; translated protein: MNKLKIVFDCNVVISAFLFKNSYPRLALEKAKKYHIILVSDSIIQELETVIKRNKFDRYISMKIREELLKDLIVVAEQINPNELITDCRDPKDNKYLELAVSGKAQYIITGDKDLLILNPFREIKILQPDEFLSIT
- a CDS encoding DUF3370 domain-containing protein — protein: MKDQILHRIIPILIVSLSAMGGAVGGILFRQTVIVERFPTLLPRLPFANALPPLEIIADNEVRPLPGKLDEVLMFNSNSPEWIKQEGILLSTFPGGWRGDPEAHLEYRLTGEFEVFAHHFTHTPPDLKTLYLGLIVHNPDAEPVTVEVSSAASYLLEPDAPFKEKPALSDNTKGEIYSGPGIRAVDDVLREKRQSEFPETLELGPGESQMLMNLPIPVQGLDRPVNGRSTLMRLKVRGQTDDSAPASIYMASLAQFAKMHPDGKERAPTLEEWQQLLDNGTLAQPRDQIPTPPEQTGGQLIYSRVAGVQEGAKWEADLVDEGKDFLTIPDRGKGISFPISTVRAGTLGTKQVQAAPLIVRYPDTAYESHGNYGVHYDLHLPLLNTTDETQRVTISLETPFKEETLSKKGLIFRQPPLNFPFFRGTIRLRYEDEQGKTVIKYLHLWHRRGQIVDPLVKLKLNPKSSRFVRVDFRYPPDTTPPQVLTVKTLN